TGTGTTTTTGATGGTGTGGAGGGAAGTTATGATGAGGATAGTCTTTCCTTTTCAAATGATTTATATGGACTCTCTAAGAGGATGGGAGAACTAAAAGATCAGCAGCACTGCCTTACGATAAGAACATCTATCATTGGAAGGGAAATTAATCCAAGGGGGAGTCTTGTAGAGTGGTTTATCAATGATTCTGAAAAAAATGTCACTGGATATAAGAACGCAATCTTTTCGGGATATCCTACTCAAACAATTTCTAGAATTATAAAGGATTATGTCATCGAAGACACTTCATTGTCAGGGATTTATCACATCTCAAATGATCCAATAGATAAATACTCACTTTTAGTTGCGATTAAAGAAAAGTTCGATCTGGATAAGTCTATTGAGCCTGATTATGATTTTAAAATAAATAGAAGTTTATGTTCTGAAAAGTTTAGGGCGCAAACAAATTGTCACATATTTACTACAGCTGAATTAATGGATGACCTTTCTGTTGATTGGGATATCTATAATACTATTGCAGAGGAAAGAAGATAATGATGTTGGAAGGAAAAAGAATTTTAGTCACTGGTGGAACAGGATCAATGGGAAAGACTTTTATTAGAAGAGTTTTAACTGGAGAGCATGGTGTTCCTAAGAAAGTAATTGTTTTTTCTCGTGATGAAGGTAAGCAGCATTACATGCGTTTAGATTATCTACATAAGAAATACGGAACTGATGAGACGATCTACAATAACTTTAAAAACACTTTAGAGTTTAGGATTGGTGATGTTAGAAATTACTCTGATGTTTCTGCCGCTGTGAAAGATGTGGATATCGTTATCAATGCCGCGGCCCTAAAGCAAGTTCCAGCTTGTGAGTACTTTCCATATCAAGCCGTTCTCACAAATTGTGTTGGACCTGAAAATATCGTTAGAGCTGTAAGAGAGTTTGGCTCACATGTGGAAACAGTTGTTGGGATTAGTACTGATAAGGCCGCTAAGCCTGTAAATGTGATGGGAATGACTAAAGCTGTTCAAGAAAGAATTTTTACTTCAGCGAACGTGTTGTCCGGTGATACTAGATATGTTTGTGTTCGTTACGGAAATGTTTTAGCTTCAAGAGGGTCTGTTATACCTCTTTTTCATGAGCAGATAAGACAAGGTGGTCCTGTAACATTAACAGTTCCAAATATGACAAGGTTCTTAATTAGTTTAGATGAAGCTGTTGACACAGTTTTTGCTGTCTTAAAAGATGGTAAACCTGGAGATACATTTGTACCTGATGCACCATCTGCGACTGTTGAAAATATTGCAAAAGCTCTTATTGGTGATCGAGATATCGAAATGAAAGTTGTCGGAATTAGACCTGGCGAAAAAATGCATGAAATTATGATATCTGAAGAAGAGATCCATCACTCAGAAAGAGTTGGAAACTACTATGCGATCAGAGCGATGCTTCCAGAACTTCAAGAAGAGGGAAAGGTTGAATCGGTTTTAACTAAAGAGTATAGCTCCGAAGATAATTGTGGTGATTTAAAAATGACAGTAGCACTGCTAGATAAGCATAACCTGTTGGACGTTTCAATGGCCGATGCTAGTAATATGGGTAGTGAACTCCTAAGGTAAGATTTTATGACTTTGAAAGTAATGACTATTGTAGGCACCAGACCTGAAATAATTAAATTAAGTAGAGTGATAAATGAGCTTGAGTCTCACACCAATCATATTTTAGTTCATACGGGACAAAATTATGACTATGAGCTGAATCAAGTTTTCTTTAATGACCTTGGAGTAAGTAAGCCAAATTACTTTTTAGAAGCGGCAGGAGAAACACCTGCTCTCACAATAGCTAAAGTTATTTCATCTGTAGATGAGGTGCTTGAAAAAGAGTCTCCTGATGCCATTCTCTTATATGGAGATACTAATAGTTGTATTTCAGTGATCTCTGCGAAAAGAAGAAAAATTCCTATATTTCATATGGAAGCAGGTAATAGATGTTTTGACCAAAGAGTTCCAGAAGAGTTGAATCGAAAAATTGTTGATCATCTAAGTGATATAAATATGGTTCACTCTGAGCATAGTCGAAAGTATCTTGAGAAAGAAGGAATTAATCCTGAAACAATTATTAAAACAGGCTCTCCAATGAGAGAGATTTTTGATTATTATAAAGAAAAAATAGACTCATCTAATGTTCTAAAAGATTTGGATGTAACAAAGGGAGAATTCTTTATTGTAAGTGCTCATAGAGAAGAGAATGTTGACTCTGAAATCAACTTTGAAAACTTTTTAGATACTTTAAACTTTATAGCTAAAGAGTATGACAAGAAGGTTATTGTCTCCACTCATCCTAGAACTAGAAAAAAACTAGAGGCCTTAGGGGAGAGAGAGTTTGATAAACGTATTCAATTTTTAAAACCACTAGGCTTCTTTGATTATAATAAGATGCAGAAAGAAGCTTTCTGTGTAGTGTCTGACAGTGGAACATTAACTGAAGAATCCAATATTTTAGGGTTTCCTGGAATTATGATAAGACAGGCCCATGAAAGACCTGAAGGAATGGACGTTGGGGCTGTGATAATGTCTGGACTAACGTCTAGTAGAGTAAAAGAATCTATAGACCTTATTACTTCTCACTATAATGAATTGCCTCCTGAATCAATTGAGGATTATGCTCCAAAAATGGTTTCTAAACATGTCGTGCGAATAATTCAAAGCTATACAGATTATATTAACAGAGTTGTTTGGAAGAAGTTTCTTTAGCAATGTACCCTCTAGTTAAAAGAATTTTCGATATATTCTTTGCTCTATTTGCACTTGTTGTGTTTAGTTTTCCTTTTTTATTGGTCTGCCTTCTAGTTAAGCTTACAAGTAAGGGAGATATACTATATTGGTCGGACAGAGTTGGCCTTAGAAATACGATTTTTTCTATGCCAAAAGTTAGAACGATGAAAGTTGATACACCTCAAGTTGCAACTCATCTTCTTACGGACTCGAGATCTTTTTTAACACCTATTGGCGGTTTCTTAAGAAAATCTAGCCTTGATGAAATCCCACAACTTTGGAGTATCTTGATTGGGGACCTAAGCTTCGTAGGGCCACGTCCTGCTCTTTATAATCAGTATGACTTGATTGAGTTACGTACTAAGAGCGGAGTACATGAAATTCCTCCGGGGCTTACAGGGCTTGCCCAGGTTAGTGGTCGTGATGAATTGTCTATTGAGGAAAAAGTACTTTTTGATAAAGAGTACTTGGACAAGCGAAGTTTACTCTTTGATATTTATATTATTCTTAAAACTATTCGAAAAGTTCTAATTAAAGAAGGGGTTTCCCATTGAGTTTTTTTAAAAATAAAAAAACAATTTCTTTTTTGATTAAGCTCATTGTCACTTCTGCCTTTGTTTATTGGTCTATTTCTAGTGAAAAATTCGATTTTGAAAATATTAGAATTGGAATTACTAACTTTAAACTTGCCTCTATCTTTCTTATTTTAACCTTTATTCAACTTTGCCTAGGTTCCTATCGCTCAATGCTCTTGTTGCAGTTGAAGCAGAATAATTTTTCTAACCTAGTAAGTATAACAAAGATAACTTGGGCTTCATCATTTATCCATTGTGTTAGCCCAGTATCTTTAATAAGTGATGTTTATAGAATTAAGCAGTTAATGTATATTGAAAAAAATAATATAAAAGATAATAGTATCTATACTTCAATTTATTCAAAGATATTTTCTGTCTTGGCCTTAATGGTGATATCTTGTGTTTCATTAACATTTCTAGATATCGTACCGACTCAAATCTCTATTTTAAAAAAAGGACTCTACCTATCTCTTGGATTTATTATCTTTATGATTATTTTTAGAAGCTTAGTTGTAAAAGGACTTAAAAAAGTTATTAACTCCTTCTATACTTTGAGTAAAGCTCAGTTTTATACAGAGAGAATAGACAACTTTAGGCTATATAATAGAAACTTTATGAATGATAAGACTAAAATGTCTTCTGTTTTTATTTTGACAGTTCTGCTTCAATTATTAAACTCTATTTCGATATTATTAATCACCTATGCTCTAAATCCTAATATAGATATAAGTAGTATTGAGTTACTGTGCGTAGTTCCGATTGGTATTTTTATTATGACTTTACCAATTTCATTTTCTGGGTTAGGTGTTGGACATCTTGCATTCTCTAAACTTCTTCAGTTCTTTAGTATTTATAATGGAGCAGATATTTTCTCTGTTTTTTTTGCGTTTTCTTTGGTGTTTAACTTATTAGGAGCAATTCCATTTATCAGTGTTTTAAGAAGTGATTTTAAGGATAAAAATGATTGATAATAAATTTCGAGGTGCGATTAAAATATTGATATACCTGTTCTTTATAGCAGTTGCTGTCGTCAGCTCTGTCGCCGCTTATATGTATCCAGGAAGTTGGATTCTGTATATGGTCTTTAGTTTTGTATCGACTTATTTACTCTATTTAGGTTTTAGAAGAGATCATATCTTTTTTGATTCTTTTATAGGTGTCTTTTTGTGGCTTGGTTTCTGGCTAAAGATGTCTGTTCGAATTATTTATTTGGATAGTCAATACTTAGAAGAAGTAGGGCATTTTACTGTAGAAAAAGCTCCCTATGAAAACCTTTTGCTTGTTATAATAGTCGCGAAATTAGGATTAATTGTTTTTAATCATATACGAAGAAAAGTATTTTTCTATAAAAAGAAATTACTGGAGGCTGATCAAACTAGTTTTCTTCCTTTCTATTCTAAATATAGGGTATATCTTTGGAGTTGTTTGATAATAGCTTCGATAGGGTGGGCATGGTTTAATTTATACTTTGGTATTTATCAAAGAGGAATGATCCCATCGACTATACTTCCTTTTGGTATGAACGGTATTATAAAGTGGCTTGTCTTATTTGGAGGAGCTAGTGTTAGTGCTATGTTAATTTCTTTTGAAATTAAGCTCAAAAAAGAAGTTTCTTACTTTTGTATAATTTTAGCAATTTTAGAAACATTTATCTCATCTGTTTCAATGTTTTCCAGGGGAATGATTTTAAATTCAAGTGCATTAATTTTTGGAGGGATTGAGGATAATCGTTTTCTAAATAAGCCCGTAAATTTTAAAAAGCTGCTCTTTACATGTTTACTATTTGTTGCCTTATTTGGCTCATCTGTATATGTCGTTAACTACCTTAGACATAATACGTATATTAACTCCAAACGAATTTCTTTGTCTTCTTTAACTAGCGCTAATGTAGCTAAGAATTTTGAGGTCTTAAATGAAGGTGTGTCTCTACTCTTTCTTGATAGGTGGGTAGGTGCTGAAGCTGCTATGGCCACGACAAGTCATCCAGATCTTGGATGGGACCTATTCAAAGAAGCTCTAAGTGATAGCTATGAAAGGGGAAAACTTGGTTTCTATGATAGGGTTATGATCAATTCCCAGTATCGACATGCTAACTTGATGAAGAATAACTTTATTTCAATCCCTGGGGCGGTATCATTTTTTTATTACCCTGGTTCGAAGTTATTTCTATTTTTTGCGATGTTTTGTATTGGTGGAATCGGTTTCTTGTTTGAGTGGATAGCGTTCAGGGCAAGTTATGGTAGCTTATTTATGTCATCTTTAGTTGGACAAATTGTAGCGTACCGGTTTTCTCATTTTGGATATGTTCCTAAGCAAAGTTATTTATTATTCGGAACTTTATTAGCTAATATGCTTATAGTTTTTGTCCTCTTGAGGCTATTCAATAAGTTGAAAAAATAACTTATTGAATATTCTTGCACTCATCTTTTAAATTCTTTAATAAGTTTGAAGAGTTTTTTTCAAAACATTGATCAATTACAGTTGTATTCTGGGGATTGTAGTCTTTAACTATCTTTTTCAAGCTCTCTCTAAACTCTCTAGGTGAGTTAGACTCCGATGCTGTAATTAATCCTTTAAGGTTTTCGTAGAAACACTCTGATAGAGGCCTTGATTTTGCTACTTTCACGAGAGAGTGTGTTGTAGGAAGAATATTCTCTTCTTTAATAAGTAGCTCTTCATAGAGTTTCTCACCAGGTCTTAATCCAGTGAAAATAATACTAATATCATGATTTAAGCGAAGTCCAGCAAGTGCTATCATTTGCTTGGCTAGGTCTACAATCTTAACTGGAGAGCCCATATCTAGAACAAATATTTCTCCGCCATTACCTATAGTTCCGGCCTGCAGAACTAGTCTGCTTGCTTCTGGGATTGACATGAAATATCTTTCGATATCTTTGTGAGTTACTGTAATTGGACCGCCATCTTGAATTTGTTTTTTGAAAAGTGGTATTACGCTCCCACTGCTCCCTAAGACATTACCAAACCTAACTATCATAAATTTAGTTTTACTTGTTTCTTTTTGCGTATGCAAGCAGACCATTTCGGCAGTTCTCTTAGTTGCGCCCATCACGTTTGTGGGATTTACTGCTTTGTCTGTGGAAATTAAAACAAATCGATCAACAAGATACTTACTTGAAATCTCGGCAACTGTTTTAGTGCCTAGTATATTGGTTTGAACTGACTGATAAGGATTCTCCTCCATAAGAGGAACATGCTTATAAGCTGCAGCGTGAAAAACAATCTCTGGTTGAAACTTCTTAAATGTACATTCAACAGAGTCCCTGTTCTTTACGTCACCAATTATAGTCGTGTAATTGAGTTGTGGATATGTAATTTTAAGATTCCTTTCTAGCTGGTATAAGTTAAACTCATTCTGCTCAAACAAGATAAGGTGCTTTGGCTTAAACTTTGCTATTTGGTTGCATAATTCAGAGCCAATCGATCCTCCTGCCCCAGTTACTAGAATCTTCTTTCCTGATAGCATATTTTCAATTGAAGTTGTGTCTAGTACAACTTGCTTTCTACCTAAAAGGTCCTCTGGTTCAAGATTTCTCAGTTGGGAAAGGTAGCTTTTCTTCCCAAAGAAGTCTGTCATTTTCGGAATCGTTTTGATTTCGACATCCAAATCGTTACATGAGTCGACGATCATTCTTAATAGGTCTGGACTCGCATCGGGTATAGCTATGAAAATTTTTGAAATATTTCTGTCTCTAATTATTGAAGTGTAGTGTTCTTGCTGTCCAAAAATAGGTAGACCGTGCAAGTGTCTTCCGTGATCAGTTTTATTAACATCTAGAAAAGCTACTACTTTTATCTCAAGGGACTTCTGTGCGCGAATTTCTCGAAATAACCTTTCTCCTCCAGAGCCTGTACCTACGATGAGAGCATTTTTATAATTTTTGGTGGTTACAAAGTTTAGATCATCCGTCAGTAGTCTGTAAGCAAATCTGGACCCTCCTAGGGAAACCACGAGAAGCAACCAGTCAATAATAAAAGCAGACCTTGGAATCATGTCCAATCTGTTAAATAAGAAAAATATTGAAGTTGATGTCAGCACTGCTATCGTAGCACCTTTAATTAACCTTAATAGGTCTGGAGTACTGGAGTATCTCCAGATACCTTTATAGAGACCGTTGAGATAAAATGTGAACGATTGAACAACTGTATTTATAATAAGAATGATTATTAAATATTCAAGAGGGATATAAGTAGGAAATAGATTCCCGTCTCGAATAGATAGCGCAAAGTAAAAACTAGTAAAAGCAAAGAAAGTATCACTTGTAATAGCAAGTAGAATTTTTTGTTTCGGCTTAAAATTTTGAATTTTCTGCAAAACGGTTGTCTTTTGCATAGCGTAGGCCTCTTCTATGTATAGTTTTATTATACATTTTTATCGTAAACGATATATTATTGCACTAAATAAAAGGAGAGGAGTTGTAGGTATTTTACAAGGCTCCTCGCCTAAATAGAATAATTTACATAATTTATCTATATTAAGATAAAGATAAATTTGCTAGGGTTGTCATTCAAATATGTTTAGGAGAGAGAAGTGAAGGTTTTTGATTTATCCATAGTTATACCTATTTATAATGAAGAGGATAATATAGCGGATTTATATCAAGAGATAGTGGAAGCTTTGTCTGGAGAAAATATCTCATACGAGATAATTTTTGTTAACGATGGTTCTAAAGATAAGTCGGAAGAGATTATTAATGAGATTGGGGCAAAAAACCCAATTGTGAAAGGACTTCACTTTAAAAGAAATTTTGGACAAACTGCTGCTATGGCAGCAGGGATTGAAGCTGGGACCGGAAATTTATTAGGTTTTCTTGATGGTGATCGCCAGAACGATCCAAATGATATTCCATCAATGTTGAAAGAGTTTAGTAACGGGTATGATGTAGTCGTTGGGTGGAGAAAAAATAGACAAGATGCAGTTGTATCGAGAAAAATTCCTTCAAAAATTGCAAATTATTTAATTAGAAGAATAGGAAAGGTTGAGGTTCACGATTTAGGCTGTACCTTGAAAATATTTAAAAGAGAGTTAATTCAAGATATTAAGCTTTATGGAGAAATGCACAGGTTTATCCCTCTCTATGCTGAAGCTGCAGGTGGTAGAATTAAAGAGGTGGTTGTTAACCATCGAGCGAGAGTTGCTGGAGAGACGAAGTATGGTATAAGTCGAACTTTTAAGGTAATACTAGACTTAATCGTAGTTAAGTTTCTTCTTCATTATTCAACTAGGCCAATGCACTTTTTTGGAATCTTTAGCTTTAGCTTCTTCTTAATGACTGTTGGGTGTAGCTTTGCTTTAATGTTGCACATGTACCTACATAAAATTTCGATGATACAGAGTCCTTTACTTGTTTTGTCGAGTGTTTTTCTTTCTTTGAGTGTTAATTCCATATTACTAGGATTAATCTCGGAATTATTAATGAGAACATACTTTAGCGGAAACGAAAAAACTTCGTACAACATTAAAGAAAGAGTGAACTTCTAAGAGATAAATATGTGTGGAATCGCTGGATATGTTGGAAGTGCTTCAAAGGAGACTTTAGATAGAATGATATCTAAAGTGAGATATCGTGGCCCCGATGAGATCAATACTCATGTTTCTAAAGTTGATTCTATTCACTTTGCTCACTCTAGGCTTTCTATTTTAGATATTACTACTGGACAACAACCAATGTTGGATGGTGATAATGTAATTGTCTTTAATGGAGAAATTTATAATTACTTGGAACTTAGGAATGAGCTAGTTTCTCTTGGTCATGACTTTATTACTGATCACAGCGACACGGAAGTTATTTTAAAGGGCTATGCTCAGTGGGGAGAATCTGTTCTAAATAAGCTCAATGGAATGTTTGCATTTAGCTTATACGACTCTAAAAATAAAATAGTTTTCTTTGCTAGAGATAGGTTTGGTCAAAAACCATTTTTCTATAGTCATGGGAAAAGCTTTGTCTTTTCCTCGGAGTTGCATTCTCTTTGTGAGCATGAAGAAATTAATCCTGTTGTGGATAAATTATCACTTGCAAAGTATTTTGCCTTTAACAGTATCCCTGCACCATCTACTATTTTTAAAAAAATTTTTAAATTGCCACCAGGATCGTACGGAATTCTTAATTTAGAGAAAAATTCATTATCTATTAAAAAGTATTTTTCGTATAAAATAAGTGAAGAATCAATGTCTTATAATGAAGCTTTGAGACTTTATGAGGATAAATTAGTTTCGAGTACTGAGAGGCATTTGAGGGCAGATGTTCCTATTGGTCTTTTTTTAAGTGGTGGGATTGACTCCTCAACTCTCGCATATATCGCTAAGTCCAAGCTTTCACAGGAGTTAGATTCTTATAGTATTGGCTTTGATGAAAAAAGCTTTGATGAGAGTTCGTTTGCTAAATTGGTTGCGAATGAGCTGGGGCTCAAACATCATCATAAAGTCGTAAAACTGGAGATGGTTGAAGATCTGATTAGCAAGATTATTCCTTTGATGGATGAGCCCATGGGAGATAGTTCAATACTACCTACCTATTTACTTTCTGAGTTTGCTTCTTCCTCTAAGAAGGTGTGTGTCGGTGGTGATGCCGCTGACGAATTATTTTTTGGTTATGACCCATTCAAGGCGCTTGGAGCTGCTAAGATATGCAGTTTAATACTTCCAAAACTTACGAGAAAATGGATTTATAAAGCGATTGATTATCTATTGCCTGTGAAGCATTCAAATATGAGTTTTGACTTTAAAGTGAGAAGATTTTTACGAGGCCTGCAGTATGACTCTAAGTTTTGGGGGATGATGTGGATGTCGTCCTTGGATCTAAGTGAAATTAATACTTTGTTAGAAGAAAATTATTCGTTAGAGGACCTTTTCCATGAATCTGGCGGGGAAAGTAGAAATGAAGAAGAACAGCTAGTCGATCATTTTTGTTCAAGCTACCTTCCTGGTAATATACTGACAAAAGTTGATAGGGCAAGCATGTATAATTCTCTCGAAGTTAGAGCTCCTTTTCTAGACAACGAGTTAGTTGAATTCTCTCAAAGACTTCCTCGAAATTTTAAATACAATAAAGGTAGAACTAAGTTTTTATTAAGAGATTATTTAAAGTCTAAGTTACCAGAGTCAATAGTTGAAAGACCAAAGAAAGGTTTTGGAGTACCTATGGCAAAATGGTTGTTAAATAAAGAAATTTTTAGATTTAAGAATGAGTCACAACTTTTAAATAAGAAGTTTATTAATGATAAAATTCATATGCATAGATCTTTAAGTGAAAATAATAAAGATTTTTTATGGAATTTATATGTTCTAGAAAATTCTTTTGCGGGGAAATATCTTTAAGGGATATTTGTTTAATAGAATAGCGAAAACCACTAAGCACGGGAAGATCATAGTCGTTAGCGGACTTCGATACATAAAGTAACTCCAAAATCCATCAGACCAAAATGTTAGGGTATAAATCCAAAAAATAAAGAAGCAGTAGACTCCGCTTTCTTTTTTAAAAAAAGGTCTAATTATATAATCATTAAATGTAGTTAAGAGGATTAGTGCAAAAACGGACAAAATAACTCCTAGTTTTCCTAGCATGAGGTAACCATCACCAATAAGTGTTGTTCCAGAGCTATGACCTTTTTGTTTTTTCATCTTGTCTAAAACATTTGTATGAAAGTTAATAGAGCCTTTTTGTTCTTGAAATCGTTTAAGTAAGAAGGATTTTTCTTTTCCGTCTACATAGGGAGAGAATTTGTAAATAATTTCTGCATCGTAAAAATTTCTCTGATAAATCTCAACTAGTTGATTTCCAATACCGTGATAGGAACTTTTGAGCTCTTTTGTAAAAGTTGTTTTATGAATATTGCTATTTCGTATGGCCTTTCCCGTTACATAGATTATTGGAGTTATAACAATCAAAAAGATAGCGGCTTTTTTTAGAAAACGAACTGAATTATGATGAATTAATAGAAGAATAATAGGAAAATTCGTTATAAGAATAAACCCTTTACTCCCTCTAAGAACTGTTTCTAACAGAAGCCATAGATTAAAAATGCAAAAATAGATCAAAACATTTTTTTTACTTCTACTTTCTCCGTAGAGTGTTCTACCAATGAAAAGCGTAAAGAAAAATGGGAAAACAACTGATCTCGAGAGGTTTAGAATATGTTCGATCTTATAAGGTAGAACAGGTCGCTCTACGCCCATAGCAATAATATTGAGTTTATAAGATATAAAAGTAAATACAAATGGGATTAAAATTAGCAAGGGAATGATTATATATTTGGATATACTTTCTACATTCAACTCTGGGATGTTATTAAGCTTTGTCTTTGTTGAGGCGAGAGAGAAGAGTTGAAAAATCAAAAATGAAGTAAGGCAAAGTTCTCCAATGTATAAAGAATCCAGGTTAGAATTAAGATCTTTAAAAAATATAGAAAGAGTAATATACCCGAAGAAGCTGAGTTCAAAATATATCCACATAACTAAAAAAGTTAGATTTTTCTTAGAATTAGTTATGAGAAGAAAGAATCTTAGTAAAAGACAGATGGGGAATAAATAGCTAAAAGATCCTAAGTGATAGCAAGAGAATACATGTAAAAATGAGATAAAAACCATAAAGAAAAGCGTATACTTATTCAATGGAAGTTGCTTATTACCTTTTACAAAGTATCCCTTAAGGTCTTGGATAAGTGAAATCATAAGTCCCTCTGCTTAATATATTCTTTATAATACCTTTCTCTAATATTGTCCCACGAATACTCTTTGTGAAATAAAGAAATATTTTTTTCCATCTCTGAATCATC
The window above is part of the Halobacteriovorax sp. HLS genome. Proteins encoded here:
- a CDS encoding SDR family oxidoreductase — its product is MRILVIGGAGMLGHRVWITLAEKYEVYGTIRSEFNENLKSFSKIDPSKVISNVNILDDASIDSAFAKSRPDLVINCVGILKVDPSLDNKISSIEINSLFPHKLAKKCKSYNSRLIHFSTDCVFDGVEGSYDEDSLSFSNDLYGLSKRMGELKDQQHCLTIRTSIIGREINPRGSLVEWFINDSEKNVTGYKNAIFSGYPTQTISRIIKDYVIEDTSLSGIYHISNDPIDKYSLLVAIKEKFDLDKSIEPDYDFKINRSLCSEKFRAQTNCHIFTTAELMDDLSVDWDIYNTIAEERR
- a CDS encoding polysaccharide biosynthesis protein, which gives rise to MMLEGKRILVTGGTGSMGKTFIRRVLTGEHGVPKKVIVFSRDEGKQHYMRLDYLHKKYGTDETIYNNFKNTLEFRIGDVRNYSDVSAAVKDVDIVINAAALKQVPACEYFPYQAVLTNCVGPENIVRAVREFGSHVETVVGISTDKAAKPVNVMGMTKAVQERIFTSANVLSGDTRYVCVRYGNVLASRGSVIPLFHEQIRQGGPVTLTVPNMTRFLISLDEAVDTVFAVLKDGKPGDTFVPDAPSATVENIAKALIGDRDIEMKVVGIRPGEKMHEIMISEEEIHHSERVGNYYAIRAMLPELQEEGKVESVLTKEYSSEDNCGDLKMTVALLDKHNLLDVSMADASNMGSELLR
- the wecB gene encoding non-hydrolyzing UDP-N-acetylglucosamine 2-epimerase, giving the protein MTLKVMTIVGTRPEIIKLSRVINELESHTNHILVHTGQNYDYELNQVFFNDLGVSKPNYFLEAAGETPALTIAKVISSVDEVLEKESPDAILLYGDTNSCISVISAKRRKIPIFHMEAGNRCFDQRVPEELNRKIVDHLSDINMVHSEHSRKYLEKEGINPETIIKTGSPMREIFDYYKEKIDSSNVLKDLDVTKGEFFIVSAHREENVDSEINFENFLDTLNFIAKEYDKKVIVSTHPRTRKKLEALGEREFDKRIQFLKPLGFFDYNKMQKEAFCVVSDSGTLTEESNILGFPGIMIRQAHERPEGMDVGAVIMSGLTSSRVKESIDLITSHYNELPPESIEDYAPKMVSKHVVRIIQSYTDYINRVVWKKFL
- a CDS encoding sugar transferase, whose amino-acid sequence is MYPLVKRIFDIFFALFALVVFSFPFLLVCLLVKLTSKGDILYWSDRVGLRNTIFSMPKVRTMKVDTPQVATHLLTDSRSFLTPIGGFLRKSSLDEIPQLWSILIGDLSFVGPRPALYNQYDLIELRTKSGVHEIPPGLTGLAQVSGRDELSIEEKVLFDKEYLDKRSLLFDIYIILKTIRKVLIKEGVSH
- a CDS encoding lysylphosphatidylglycerol synthase transmembrane domain-containing protein; amino-acid sequence: MSFFKNKKTISFLIKLIVTSAFVYWSISSEKFDFENIRIGITNFKLASIFLILTFIQLCLGSYRSMLLLQLKQNNFSNLVSITKITWASSFIHCVSPVSLISDVYRIKQLMYIEKNNIKDNSIYTSIYSKIFSVLALMVISCVSLTFLDIVPTQISILKKGLYLSLGFIIFMIIFRSLVVKGLKKVINSFYTLSKAQFYTERIDNFRLYNRNFMNDKTKMSSVFILTVLLQLLNSISILLITYALNPNIDISSIELLCVVPIGIFIMTLPISFSGLGVGHLAFSKLLQFFSIYNGADIFSVFFAFSLVFNLLGAIPFISVLRSDFKDKND
- a CDS encoding nucleoside-diphosphate sugar epimerase/dehydratase, translating into MQKTTVLQKIQNFKPKQKILLAITSDTFFAFTSFYFALSIRDGNLFPTYIPLEYLIIILIINTVVQSFTFYLNGLYKGIWRYSSTPDLLRLIKGATIAVLTSTSIFFLFNRLDMIPRSAFIIDWLLLVVSLGGSRFAYRLLTDDLNFVTTKNYKNALIVGTGSGGERLFREIRAQKSLEIKVVAFLDVNKTDHGRHLHGLPIFGQQEHYTSIIRDRNISKIFIAIPDASPDLLRMIVDSCNDLDVEIKTIPKMTDFFGKKSYLSQLRNLEPEDLLGRKQVVLDTTSIENMLSGKKILVTGAGGSIGSELCNQIAKFKPKHLILFEQNEFNLYQLERNLKITYPQLNYTTIIGDVKNRDSVECTFKKFQPEIVFHAAAYKHVPLMEENPYQSVQTNILGTKTVAEISSKYLVDRFVLISTDKAVNPTNVMGATKRTAEMVCLHTQKETSKTKFMIVRFGNVLGSSGSVIPLFKKQIQDGGPITVTHKDIERYFMSIPEASRLVLQAGTIGNGGEIFVLDMGSPVKIVDLAKQMIALAGLRLNHDISIIFTGLRPGEKLYEELLIKEENILPTTHSLVKVAKSRPLSECFYENLKGLITASESNSPREFRESLKKIVKDYNPQNTTVIDQCFEKNSSNLLKNLKDECKNIQ
- a CDS encoding glycosyltransferase family 2 protein, translating into MKVFDLSIVIPIYNEEDNIADLYQEIVEALSGENISYEIIFVNDGSKDKSEEIINEIGAKNPIVKGLHFKRNFGQTAAMAAGIEAGTGNLLGFLDGDRQNDPNDIPSMLKEFSNGYDVVVGWRKNRQDAVVSRKIPSKIANYLIRRIGKVEVHDLGCTLKIFKRELIQDIKLYGEMHRFIPLYAEAAGGRIKEVVVNHRARVAGETKYGISRTFKVILDLIVVKFLLHYSTRPMHFFGIFSFSFFLMTVGCSFALMLHMYLHKISMIQSPLLVLSSVFLSLSVNSILLGLISELLMRTYFSGNEKTSYNIKERVNF
- the asnB gene encoding asparagine synthase (glutamine-hydrolyzing), translated to MCGIAGYVGSASKETLDRMISKVRYRGPDEINTHVSKVDSIHFAHSRLSILDITTGQQPMLDGDNVIVFNGEIYNYLELRNELVSLGHDFITDHSDTEVILKGYAQWGESVLNKLNGMFAFSLYDSKNKIVFFARDRFGQKPFFYSHGKSFVFSSELHSLCEHEEINPVVDKLSLAKYFAFNSIPAPSTIFKKIFKLPPGSYGILNLEKNSLSIKKYFSYKISEESMSYNEALRLYEDKLVSSTERHLRADVPIGLFLSGGIDSSTLAYIAKSKLSQELDSYSIGFDEKSFDESSFAKLVANELGLKHHHKVVKLEMVEDLISKIIPLMDEPMGDSSILPTYLLSEFASSSKKVCVGGDAADELFFGYDPFKALGAAKICSLILPKLTRKWIYKAIDYLLPVKHSNMSFDFKVRRFLRGLQYDSKFWGMMWMSSLDLSEINTLLEENYSLEDLFHESGGESRNEEEQLVDHFCSSYLPGNILTKVDRASMYNSLEVRAPFLDNELVEFSQRLPRNFKYNKGRTKFLLRDYLKSKLPESIVERPKKGFGVPMAKWLLNKEIFRFKNESQLLNKKFINDKIHMHRSLSENNKDFLWNLYVLENSFAGKYL